Proteins from a single region of Lates calcarifer isolate ASB-BC8 linkage group LG19, TLL_Latcal_v3, whole genome shotgun sequence:
- the rrh gene encoding LOW QUALITY PROTEIN: visual pigment-like receptor peropsin (The sequence of the model RefSeq protein was modified relative to this genomic sequence to represent the inferred CDS: deleted 2 bases in 2 codons) produces MGIDSGVNISDDVAPYGGKSAFTQLEHNIVAGYLITAGVISLMSNIVVLLMFVKFKELRTATNFIIINLAFTDIGVAGIGYPMSAASDIHGSWKFGYTGCQIYAALNIFFGMASIGLLTVVAIDRYLTICRPDIGQKMTIRSYNLLILAAWLNAVFWSSMPIVGWAGYAPDPTGATCTINWRQNDASFISYTMAVIAVNFVMPLSVMFYCYYNVSVTVRRYKAGNCLDSINIDWSDQMDVTKMSIVMIVMFLVAWSPYSMVCLWASFGDPKTIPAPMAIIAPLFAKSSTFYNPCIYVIANKKFRRAIIGMIRCQTRQRITISTQVPMTTSQQPLTQ; encoded by the exons ATGGGGATTGATTCTGGAGTTAATATTTCAGATGATGTTGCACCTTACGGGGGAAAAAGTGCCTTTACTCAACTGGAGCACAACATAGTGGCTGGATATCTCATTACTGCAG GTGTCATCAGTTTAATGAGCAACATTGTGGTGCTGCTCATGTTTGTGAAGTTCAAGGAGCTCCGCACTGCAACCAACTTCATTATAATCAACCTGGCTTTTACCGACATCGGAGTGGCAGGTATCGGCTATCCCATGTCC GCTGCCTCAGACATCCATGGCAGCTGGAAGTTTGGCTACACTGGTTGTCAG ATCTATGCAGCTCTCAACATCTTCTTTGGCATGGCCAGTATAGGCCTGTTGACTGTGGTGGCCATCGACCGCTATCTCACCATCTGCAGACCAGACATAG ggCAGAAAATGACGATACGATCGTACAACCTTCTTATTCTGGCAGCGTGGCTGAATGCTGTGTTCTGGTCCTCCATGCCGATAGTGGGCTGGGCTGGTTACGCCCCTGACCCCACTGGAGCTACATGCACCATCAACTGGAGACAGAATGATGC CTCGTTCATCTCTTACACC ATGGCAGTGATCGCTGTGAACTTTGTCATGCCTCTGTCTGTCATGTTTTACTGCTACTACAATGTGTCAGTCACTGTGAGGAGATACAAAGCTGGAAACTGCCTGGACAGCATCAACATCGACTGGTCAGATCAGATGGATGTCACCAAG ATGTCCATAGTGATGATTGTCATGTTCCTGGTGGCCTGGTCTCCCTACTCCATGGTGTGCCTTTGGGCATCATTTGGTGACCCCAAGACCATACCTGCTCCCATGGCCATCATCGCTCCACTGTTTGCCAAGTCCTCCACTTTTTACAACCCCTGCATTTATGTCATTGCCAACAAAAA GTTTAGAAGAGCCATCATAGGGATGATCCGATGTCAAACCAGGCAGCGAATCACCATCAGTACCCAGGTTCCCATGACAACCTCTCAACAACCTCTGACCCAGTGA
- the LOC108897882 gene encoding cytochrome c oxidase subunit 8A, mitochondrial — protein sequence MTGFLRTIASRAAPALRRHTITQTANVYTRPPKEKLGPVDIAVGLGMLSLAILGPSGWILAHLEDYKKRD from the exons ATGACGGGGTTCCTGAGGACCATCGCCAGCCGTGCTGCACCGGCCCTGCGCCGACACACCATCACTCAGACGGCTAACGTCTACACTAGACCGCCCAAGGAAAAGCTCGGCCCGGTT GACATTGCTGTTGGACTGGGCATGTTATCCCTGGCCATCCTGGGACCATCTGGATGGATCCTGGCCCACCTGGAGGACTACAAGAAGAGGGACTAA